A DNA window from Pseudodesulfovibrio thermohalotolerans contains the following coding sequences:
- the panD gene encoding aspartate 1-decarboxylase, translating to MAQRCFLSAKIHGATITCANLEYRGSISIDTKLMKTVGLLPYEQVDVYNLDNGERLTTYAIPGAPGEICLNGAAAHKGGVGQRVIIAAYMWLDENEAKTRKPRVVIASKNNTVDEILECELINQDFLS from the coding sequence GTGGCTCAAAGATGTTTTCTGAGCGCCAAAATTCACGGCGCCACCATTACCTGCGCGAACCTGGAATACCGGGGCAGCATCTCCATCGACACCAAACTGATGAAAACCGTTGGTCTGCTGCCTTATGAGCAGGTGGACGTTTACAATTTGGACAACGGCGAACGGTTGACCACCTACGCCATCCCCGGCGCACCCGGCGAGATCTGCCTGAACGGGGCTGCCGCCCACAAGGGCGGAGTCGGACAGCGCGTGATTATCGCCGCCTACATGTGGCTGGACGAAAACGAAGCAAAGACCCGCAAACCCAGGGTCGTGATCGCCAGCAAGAACAACACCGTCGACGAAATCCTTGAGTGCGAGCTCATCAACCAGGATTTCCTGTCGTAG
- the panC gene encoding pantoate--beta-alanine ligase has protein sequence MKIITNPTELQRQCLAWRKQGLAVGLVPTMGYLHNGHTSLIDRARPECDRLVVSVFVNPAQFGANEDLSSYPRDFESDCAKAEAHGADLVFAPEPGAMYADNHATWVEAPRLGEHLCGASRPVHFRGVCTVVTKLFMLTQAEVAVFGEKDWQQLAILRRLVRDLNIPIRLIGQPIVREEDGLALSSRNAYLTDTERAAAPNIRKGLLKLAEKVRGGERDAETLKRFLTDEYAAALPMGVVDYIEIVDPDEISPVETISRNALAAVAVQMGKARLIDNILLEVL, from the coding sequence ATGAAAATCATCACCAATCCGACTGAATTGCAGCGCCAATGCCTGGCTTGGCGCAAGCAGGGCCTTGCCGTCGGCCTCGTCCCGACCATGGGCTACCTGCATAACGGACACACCTCCCTCATCGACCGGGCGCGGCCCGAGTGCGACAGGCTGGTGGTCTCCGTCTTCGTCAACCCGGCCCAGTTCGGCGCGAACGAAGATCTCTCCTCCTACCCTCGCGACTTCGAGAGCGACTGCGCCAAGGCCGAAGCCCACGGCGCTGACCTTGTCTTCGCGCCCGAACCGGGAGCCATGTACGCGGACAACCACGCCACGTGGGTGGAAGCGCCGAGACTCGGCGAACACCTTTGCGGGGCAAGCCGGCCCGTCCATTTCCGGGGCGTATGCACGGTGGTTACCAAGCTGTTCATGCTCACCCAGGCCGAAGTGGCCGTGTTCGGCGAAAAGGACTGGCAACAGCTCGCCATCCTTCGCCGTCTGGTCCGCGACCTGAACATCCCGATCCGGCTCATCGGCCAACCCATCGTCCGCGAGGAGGACGGCCTGGCCCTGAGTTCCCGCAACGCCTATTTGACGGACACGGAGCGCGCCGCCGCCCCGAACATCCGCAAGGGGCTGCTCAAGCTGGCGGAAAAGGTCCGCGGCGGTGAACGCGATGCCGAAACTCTGAAGCGGTTCCTGACCGATGAATACGCCGCAGCCCTGCCCATGGGCGTGGTGGACTATATCGAGATCGTGGACCCCGACGAAATTTCCCCTGTCGAGACCATATCCCGCAACGCGCTGGCCGCCGTGGCCGTGCAAATGGGCAAGGCCCGACTCATCGACAATATACTCTTAGAGGTATTATAA
- a CDS encoding tetratricopeptide repeat-containing diguanylate cyclase yields the protein MRTNKDIFSDRATSLTPQELIDFEHTIKDCMAEFVPFSSYSLFFPRERSDVIPDPEFRREDNELILPMVFKGEMMCYFIAKGVRLKAPSTAPKYLMALASSVLEKLALYKKAVTDPLTGLYSRNFFFEELEQAIEQVQDCLSAGSCRAAVEAREPEITFSGTFGVIFLDMDTFQPINERYGYLKGDDILGEVGRLLHLVCPKYTTVSRFANDKFAILVPDAKPHACFQLSEVIRSGLNKLSFTDDITNDTITVSGSLGYVCYPQGLEGAQFRRTSSEQARMIVRKARKGVAVAKDQGRNRVFGYADILSKGGRVLEILPMNRMVVSLGEASGAKVGQRFLVRSPKSGGIASASLTEDERISGRYPAMYKGEVVLVEVQDDIAFAEALHLGDAAWSVEPGDRLNLIEGDESLFSPEQEIRDDSMPSHDGATQLLRYGEFVSWFSKARLKPESFGLSLIRILDQPEEGDRYRDGMDHMARDVAKLAKGVFGDSATGGRFGLNGMIFFTDGVDRQTLMDRSLELEKAALRTLGLKLAVGSSRFPFLNFDRADMLENCRMALEHALLLPDPRVAVFDSISLNLSADRRFMDGDIYGAIEEFKLALLDDDNNLLARNSLGICYAQLGKFEEARHEFERVVELDKGDILALYNLGWANHRLGDLESAEKTYRQCLKAEPGHVYSLMRLGSIEEKANHLKKAATLYSKAAEQPGGERMVLRPLARVAYRQGDIEGTREYLHLALNADHNDHQAMHMLAKLYLDQGEDPQIAEVLARQSSALAPGVSAYWDTLVEALEAQGKGEEAAIVAARAAG from the coding sequence ATGAGGACAAATAAGGACATCTTCTCGGACCGGGCTACGTCGCTCACTCCCCAGGAGCTGATCGACTTCGAGCACACCATCAAGGACTGCATGGCGGAGTTCGTTCCCTTTTCCTCCTACAGCCTGTTCTTTCCCCGTGAACGATCGGACGTCATTCCCGACCCCGAGTTCCGCCGGGAGGACAACGAGCTGATTCTGCCCATGGTCTTCAAGGGCGAGATGATGTGCTATTTCATCGCCAAGGGCGTGCGGCTCAAGGCCCCGTCCACGGCCCCCAAATATCTCATGGCGCTGGCTTCGTCCGTGCTCGAAAAGCTGGCCCTGTACAAGAAGGCTGTCACCGACCCCCTCACCGGCCTGTATTCACGGAACTTTTTCTTCGAGGAATTGGAGCAGGCCATCGAGCAGGTTCAGGACTGTCTGTCCGCGGGCAGTTGCCGGGCGGCAGTGGAGGCCCGCGAGCCGGAAATCACCTTTTCCGGCACCTTCGGGGTCATCTTCCTCGACATGGACACCTTCCAGCCCATCAACGAGCGGTACGGCTACCTCAAGGGCGACGATATCCTGGGCGAAGTAGGGCGGCTGCTCCATCTGGTCTGCCCCAAATACACCACAGTGTCGCGCTTCGCCAACGACAAGTTCGCCATCCTGGTGCCTGACGCCAAGCCCCACGCATGTTTCCAGCTCTCCGAAGTCATTCGCTCGGGCCTGAACAAGCTTTCCTTCACCGACGACATCACCAACGACACCATCACCGTTTCCGGCAGCCTGGGCTATGTCTGTTATCCCCAGGGGCTGGAGGGCGCGCAGTTCCGGCGCACTTCGTCCGAGCAGGCGCGCATGATCGTCCGCAAGGCGCGCAAGGGCGTGGCCGTGGCCAAGGACCAGGGACGCAACCGGGTCTTCGGCTATGCCGACATCCTGTCCAAGGGTGGCCGGGTTCTCGAAATTTTGCCTATGAACCGTATGGTTGTCTCCCTGGGCGAAGCGTCCGGGGCCAAAGTGGGCCAGCGTTTCCTGGTGCGTTCGCCCAAGTCCGGCGGGATCGCTTCCGCCTCCCTGACAGAGGACGAGCGAATTTCCGGCCGCTATCCGGCCATGTACAAGGGCGAGGTGGTGCTGGTGGAAGTTCAGGACGACATCGCCTTTGCCGAGGCCCTGCATCTCGGCGACGCGGCCTGGTCCGTGGAGCCCGGCGACCGGCTCAATCTTATCGAAGGCGACGAGAGCCTGTTTTCCCCCGAACAGGAGATTCGGGACGACTCCATGCCGAGCCACGACGGGGCGACCCAGCTTCTTCGCTACGGCGAATTCGTTTCCTGGTTTTCCAAGGCCCGCCTCAAGCCGGAGTCCTTCGGCCTTTCCCTCATCCGCATACTGGATCAGCCTGAAGAGGGCGACCGCTATCGGGACGGCATGGATCACATGGCCCGCGACGTGGCCAAACTCGCCAAGGGCGTGTTCGGCGACTCGGCCACCGGAGGCCGGTTCGGTCTCAACGGCATGATTTTCTTCACGGATGGCGTGGATCGGCAGACCCTTATGGACCGTTCTCTCGAACTTGAAAAGGCGGCCCTCAGGACCCTCGGCCTCAAGCTCGCCGTGGGTTCGTCGCGTTTCCCCTTCCTCAATTTCGACCGGGCGGACATGCTTGAAAACTGCCGCATGGCACTGGAACACGCCCTGCTTTTGCCCGATCCCCGCGTGGCCGTGTTCGATTCCATTTCTCTCAATCTCTCTGCCGACCGCCGTTTCATGGATGGCGACATCTACGGGGCCATCGAGGAATTCAAGCTCGCCCTGCTCGACGACGACAACAATTTGCTGGCGCGGAACTCGCTCGGCATTTGCTACGCCCAGCTCGGCAAGTTCGAGGAAGCCCGCCACGAGTTCGAGCGGGTGGTGGAGCTGGACAAGGGCGATATCCTCGCCCTCTACAACCTGGGGTGGGCGAACCATCGTCTCGGTGACCTGGAGAGCGCGGAAAAAACGTACCGCCAGTGCCTCAAGGCTGAGCCGGGGCATGTCTATTCCCTCATGCGGCTCGGCTCCATCGAGGAAAAGGCTAATCATCTCAAGAAGGCCGCGACTCTCTACAGCAAGGCTGCCGAACAGCCCGGCGGCGAACGTATGGTCCTCCGGCCCCTGGCCCGGGTGGCCTATCGCCAGGGAGACATCGAGGGCACCCGCGAATATCTCCATCTGGCCCTCAACGCCGACCACAACGACCATCAGGCCATGCACATGCTCGCCAAGCTGTATCTCGATCAGGGCGAAGACCCGCAGATCGCCGAGGTCCTGGCGCGGCAGTCTTCGGCGCTGGCCCCGGGCGTGAGCGCCTACTGGGACACTCTTGTGGAAGCGCTAGAAGCCCAGGGGAAGGGCGAGGAAGCCGCCATCGTCGCCGCCCGCGCGGCGGGGTAG
- a CDS encoding M48 family metallopeptidase: MNIYLVIIIGSLIAAWFLGMLSDRLSAKAMQPKPPEELADVFDEATYVKSRAYTLESMKFSTVSESFNTAVLVAAILLGGFNLLDQIARAAGAGPLATGLLFIGGLALIAGVIGLPFETYHTFVLEKRFGFNTTTVATFIMDRVKGIALTAIIGGALVAGILLFLRETGSYAWLLCWGFAVVLSLGLTYVAPTWILPLFNKFTPLEDGELRDKLEAFADKAGFELSGIFVMDGSKRSTKGNAFFTGFGKRRRIALFDTLIKEMDADEIVAVLAHEVGHAKLGHIKKHLAISIIKTGVVFYLMSLFLQSDGLFAAFGMAHKSLYAGLVFFVLLYTPLSLALSVAANLISRKHEFEADAFSARTTGRPETMISALKKMSASHLSNPTPHPLTVWLEYSHPPVLARIKALSAPHATTK; encoded by the coding sequence ATGAACATCTATCTCGTCATCATCATCGGTTCCCTGATTGCGGCCTGGTTTCTGGGCATGTTGTCCGACAGGCTCTCCGCCAAGGCCATGCAGCCGAAACCGCCCGAGGAGCTGGCCGATGTATTCGACGAGGCAACGTATGTCAAATCCAGGGCCTACACCCTGGAATCCATGAAATTCTCCACGGTGTCGGAATCCTTCAACACCGCCGTGCTGGTGGCCGCCATCCTGCTCGGCGGCTTCAATCTCCTTGACCAGATCGCCCGCGCCGCCGGGGCCGGTCCCCTTGCCACCGGCCTTTTATTCATCGGCGGCCTGGCCTTGATCGCGGGCGTTATCGGCCTGCCCTTCGAGACGTACCACACCTTCGTCCTGGAAAAACGCTTCGGTTTCAACACGACCACCGTTGCCACCTTCATCATGGACCGGGTCAAGGGGATCGCCCTGACCGCGATCATCGGCGGAGCGCTGGTGGCGGGCATCCTGCTCTTCCTGCGCGAGACCGGCTCCTACGCATGGCTCCTGTGTTGGGGATTCGCGGTGGTTCTCTCTCTGGGGTTGACCTATGTGGCGCCCACCTGGATTCTGCCGCTGTTCAACAAGTTCACGCCCCTTGAGGACGGCGAACTGCGCGACAAGCTCGAAGCCTTTGCCGACAAGGCCGGGTTTGAGCTGTCCGGCATCTTTGTCATGGACGGCTCCAAACGTTCCACCAAGGGCAACGCCTTTTTCACGGGATTCGGCAAGCGGCGGCGCATCGCCCTGTTCGACACGCTCATCAAGGAAATGGACGCCGACGAGATCGTTGCGGTGCTGGCTCATGAAGTGGGCCACGCCAAGCTCGGACACATCAAGAAACATCTGGCCATAAGCATCATAAAGACCGGGGTCGTCTTCTACCTCATGTCCCTGTTCCTGCAATCCGACGGGCTGTTCGCGGCTTTCGGCATGGCGCACAAGTCACTGTACGCGGGACTGGTCTTCTTCGTTCTGCTCTACACCCCGCTCTCACTGGCGCTTTCCGTGGCGGCCAACCTGATCTCCCGCAAACATGAATTCGAGGCCGACGCCTTCTCCGCCCGAACCACGGGCCGCCCCGAGACCATGATCTCGGCTCTGAAGAAGATGTCCGCCTCGCACCTTTCCAACCCCACCCCGCATCCGCTCACGGTCTGGCTCGAATACAGCCACCCCCCGGTTCTCGCGCGCATCAAGGCCCTGTCGGCCCCACACGCAACAACCAAGTAG
- a CDS encoding tetratricopeptide repeat protein, which produces MTAKEIREDIARARAYAKKNDYLRTLKCLANAIRGMVTSQVYGVEKFEIQAHLDEALRDLNKMKMIQKLFPDGLTYRKGREKAFFQTLMRLHRKLGEAMEKARVAKQRKRLAVLDDNLIKAAKLIRAGQPLEARKLYSKIAEYFQDIEGIHSDIGNRMAAFGLFAEAVPYLNRALEIQNNDARAHNALILCYEGMHEVDKAMAAIKDAMRWLGPGENLYLRLAKLYLHKREWGEVFNNAKAALDRNPLNAEAAGLMKQAEPKIFASAKGRGSKKAHDLNF; this is translated from the coding sequence ATGACCGCCAAGGAAATCCGCGAAGACATCGCGCGTGCCCGCGCCTACGCCAAGAAAAACGATTATCTGCGGACACTCAAGTGTCTGGCCAACGCCATTCGGGGAATGGTCACCAGCCAGGTCTACGGGGTGGAGAAGTTCGAGATTCAGGCCCACCTGGACGAGGCCCTGCGCGACCTGAACAAGATGAAGATGATCCAGAAGCTCTTCCCTGACGGACTCACGTACCGGAAGGGCAGGGAAAAGGCGTTTTTCCAGACCCTCATGCGGCTGCACCGAAAGCTCGGAGAAGCCATGGAAAAGGCCCGCGTGGCCAAGCAGCGCAAGCGTCTGGCCGTGCTGGACGACAACCTCATCAAGGCCGCGAAGCTTATTCGGGCGGGCCAGCCGCTTGAGGCCCGCAAGCTCTACAGCAAGATCGCCGAATATTTTCAGGACATCGAGGGCATTCATTCGGATATCGGCAATCGCATGGCCGCCTTCGGCCTTTTCGCCGAGGCCGTGCCCTACCTGAACAGGGCGTTGGAAATCCAGAACAACGACGCGCGCGCCCACAACGCGCTCATCCTTTGCTACGAGGGGATGCACGAGGTGGACAAGGCCATGGCCGCCATCAAGGATGCCATGCGCTGGCTCGGTCCCGGAGAGAACCTCTACCTGCGCCTTGCCAAGCTGTACCTGCACAAGCGGGAATGGGGCGAGGTCTTCAACAACGCCAAGGCCGCGCTGGACCGCAATCCTCTCAACGCCGAAGCTGCCGGGCTCATGAAGCAGGCCGAGCCCAAGATTTTCGCTTCGGCCAAGGGGCGCGGTTCTAAAAAGGCCCACGACCTGAATTTCTAG
- a CDS encoding NHL repeat-containing protein, producing MRIYSRTHTFFMAFVLVMILPGAVLPALGDEARQTICSDLPGAAGLALDGRGNAYTTNCAANEVLCVPPDGDPVVYAKVEAPTALAVGRSRTVFVGTVSGAIFLIASDGSVSRAYDCGRPVSGLSIDRDGNLLVATGEGSILRLARENLNASK from the coding sequence ATGCGGATTTACTCGCGTACTCACACTTTTTTCATGGCGTTCGTCCTCGTCATGATCCTGCCGGGGGCGGTCCTCCCGGCCCTCGGGGATGAAGCAAGGCAAACGATCTGCTCCGATCTGCCGGGAGCCGCCGGACTGGCTCTGGACGGACGGGGCAATGCCTATACCACGAACTGCGCTGCAAACGAAGTGTTGTGCGTTCCGCCGGACGGCGACCCCGTGGTTTACGCCAAGGTGGAAGCCCCCACCGCTCTTGCCGTCGGCCGGTCGCGCACGGTCTTCGTGGGCACGGTGTCCGGCGCGATTTTTCTGATCGCTTCCGACGGGTCGGTCAGCCGGGCTTATGATTGCGGCAGGCCGGTCTCCGGCCTGAGCATCGACCGGGACGGCAATCTCCTCGTGGCAACGGGCGAAGGATCGATCCTACGGCTGGCCCGCGAAAATCTCAACGCTTCCAAATAG
- a CDS encoding LysR substrate-binding domain-containing protein has protein sequence MELRQITYFIAVAEELHFGRAAERCHIAQPPLSQQIKRLEEELGVTLLERTSRRVALTPEGKEFLKRCRDVRDRLNEAVVCIQDMAKGLEGQLRVGFIGPASLSRLPMAIRAFRERNQRIRLDFSAQSTSEQLPLLRGDRIDIAFVRLFGHDTGGLNSLLFLREPYVLAVPDGHPFAERDALDITDLEGQPLIFNQRIAQPALYRSLVGSFHKAGFMPNIVQEVNTEQSTVALVATGLGCALVPASSASGGRNGVVFKPLSGDLPQWEITALWKKSNQSAILQKFLEVVRDFRQVS, from the coding sequence ATGGAATTGAGACAGATTACCTATTTCATCGCCGTGGCCGAGGAACTGCATTTCGGCCGGGCCGCCGAGCGGTGCCATATCGCCCAGCCTCCCCTGTCGCAGCAGATCAAGCGTCTTGAAGAGGAGCTCGGCGTCACGCTTCTTGAGCGGACCAGCCGGAGGGTGGCCCTGACCCCGGAGGGCAAGGAGTTCCTCAAACGGTGCAGGGATGTCCGCGACCGGCTGAACGAGGCGGTCGTCTGCATTCAGGACATGGCCAAGGGGTTGGAGGGCCAGTTGCGCGTGGGTTTCATCGGCCCGGCGTCGCTCTCCAGGCTGCCCATGGCCATTCGCGCCTTTCGCGAGCGCAACCAGCGTATACGTCTGGATTTTTCGGCGCAATCCACCTCGGAACAGTTGCCGCTTCTGCGTGGCGATCGCATCGACATAGCCTTTGTCCGTCTTTTCGGACATGACACCGGCGGGCTCAATTCCCTGTTGTTCCTGCGCGAACCCTATGTCCTGGCCGTGCCGGACGGGCATCCGTTCGCCGAGCGGGACGCGTTGGACATTACCGACCTCGAAGGCCAGCCGCTCATTTTCAATCAGCGTATCGCGCAGCCCGCGCTGTATCGGTCGCTGGTCGGCTCCTTCCACAAGGCCGGGTTTATGCCCAACATCGTCCAGGAAGTGAATACCGAGCAGTCCACCGTGGCTCTGGTCGCCACCGGCCTGGGATGCGCCCTTGTGCCCGCTTCAAGTGCGTCGGGCGGGCGGAACGGCGTGGTCTTCAAGCCTCTCTCCGGCGATCTCCCACAATGGGAGATTACCGCGCTTTGGAAAAAGAGCAATCAATCAGCAATATTGCAGAAATTCCTCGAAGTCGTGCGCGATTTCCGTCAGGTCAGTTAG